The nucleotide window ATATTCTTTAGAAACCGGTAGCGTTTATCTACTCCGCCCTCATTAGTAAAGTTTTTTAGTCTTGACTGTTCACTAACGATTGGCTCTAGTAGTTCCTTACCTAATAAGGACCAAGTTCCCGAGCTGAGAATAACGCCATTATCTTCAATGTTTAAACTACTCGCTATGAATGAAGCCCCAGTATCATGAGTGGGTGGCAGAATCACTTTACAATCAAAGCCCAGTTGGTCAACTAATGCTTGCCTTAGATTGCCGACTTTTGATAGCGGTTGCATAACTTCATGGAATACTTCTTGTTTTAGTCCAACAAAGTCAATGAGTTCCTCATCCCATCTGTTGGTGTCTATGTTATACAGTTGTGTTGTAGTGGCATTGGTATATTCGTTTACTTTTTTCCCTGTTAGCAAGTAATTCAGGTAATCAGGGATCATAAGGAATGACTTGGCTTTGGACTTTACCTCTTCGGAAAGTGTCCGTAACTGACAAATGGTATTAAAGTCCATAAATTGAATACCAGTTTTTGCATAGAGTGTTTCACTGCCAATTTGGTTGCAAATCTCTTTCATCACTCCATTGGTTCGTTTATCACGATAAGACACGGCATGACCGATCATACAATCTTCACTATCCAAAAGGACGAAGTCGACCCCCCAAGTGTCAATACCCAGTGCTTTGGGTTGTTTCCCCTGCTTTGCACACTTTTGAAGACCCGTAATTATCTCAGAGAACAGATAATCTAGATCCCAACAGAGTTGCTCGTCTACTTGATAAATTTGATTGTTAAACCTATGAATTTCTTCCACCTTGAGCCTGCCATTGTCCAAATGGCCTAGCAAGTGTCGTCCGCTTGATGCACCAATATCAACTGCCAAAAAGTAATTCATTACAACCTCCGATGCTTACTGATCGTGTAGTTTAATTGACAATAACTAACCTATAAATACAGAGGTTTGCACTCCAAAACATCATTTTTTGCTCGTTTTCTCGACGACTTTTTCCCCGCATTGTTGTCAGTATCGCGATCGTGACCGACACCCAAAATTTAACCGTTTGCGTTTCCCTATTGTTGACCACAATCACAGTTAAACCGATGGTTCAATTTTTTTTTGATTTTGCGTGTATATTTGAGTTGGTTACAGTTTAAGGCAAATCTTGGTCGTAAGTGAGCCAATGTTTGCATCACACCACATCGTTAGAACCGTGCACTGAATGAGGTTTATTATGGATAGAGGGCTGTATGACTTCATGGAAAAGATGAAGTCCACCAATGTTGAGGAAGAGGGAATCATCCATAAGCAATCTGGTATCGATAATAGTATTTTTACCGACAGATACCGGAACATAATATCCTTTGACAAGGTTTGCCCTTCTGGAAAAATGATTTCTATTAGGAAGCATACACGTTTTATACATTATCCTGAACACAGCCATGATTATGTAGAGATATGTTATGTCCTAAACGGAAAGTCGGTTCAAGTAGTCGAGGATGAAGAAGTGGAACTCTTAACAGGGGATCTCCTGTTTTTGGGACCCGGTGTTACTCACGAAATATATCCGACCGGTGATGATGATATAATAGTAAACTTCATTATTCACAAAAAGTTCTTTAGCTATATCTTCGAATTTATCAATGAGTCTTGTAATTTATCTAACTTCTTTACCGATGTAGTATTCAAAAAATCCGCTACTTCGGCACTTATTTTCTCTACCAAAGAAAAAAGTCGACTTGAAAGCTCCCTTAATGAGATGCTATCAGAACTCGATGGTGATGAGGATTTGATGGAGCCTCGCGTTAAGTTCTTGCTCGGTATCCTTGTCCTTGATCTAACGCTTGAAGAGCCTAAAAGAATTGAAAAAGTATCTTACGACAAAGGTGTTCTCTGTAAAGTCATTACTTATATGGAGAGAAACCTTAGAACAGCCAACTTAAATGAAATCTCTGATCAGCTTAAAATGAAGAACTACAACTTGTCCAAGCTTATTAAAAAAGAAAGTGGAGTGACATTTAACAACCTACTTCGGGAAATAAGATTCAATAAATTCTGTGAAATAATTAAGATTAGGAACATAAGTATTAACGACCTTGCAATAGAGGTAGGCTTTTCGAATACCAGTGACTTCTACAAGAAATTTAAAGCTAAGTTTGGTGTATCTCCGAGAGAGTATCGTAACACCCATTAAATATTATTTTTACTACCCCTCATTGCTGAGGCTTTTTTGACCGGTTTTTTCCAGTCAATTGAGAATCACATCCAAGAAATAATGTGCAAAAGAACGCCCGATATTACATATCGAGCGTTCTTTTTATGTCTCGTAACTTACAGTTTACTGTTCAATGCTGCTTGTCAGATCACCATTTCTTCGGCGATCGATTTTTCTTTCTCAGACGATAGCTTTGTCACCAGTTTCGATAGAGCTTCTACAAAGTAGTAGTCACCATATATAAGCGAGCAATCAACACCCAACCCTTTGGGACAGTTGAACGCCCCTCCTGTTAAGATTCCCTGCTGGTTATCGTCCCCTGCCGTGCAGTAGTTGTCGTAAAGACTCTTGAGGATTCGATTGGCAGCATCAAAGTAATGCGCTTTTTTTGTTTCATCGTCAACAAGCTCAGAGATAAGTAGCATACCGCTCGCAGCACAGGCTGCAGCTGAGGTATCTCTTGGTGTATTTTCATCCCTTGGCGCTCTAAAATCCCAATGTGGAACTGAATCTTCAGGTAACTGGTTAATAAAGAAGTCAGCGGTTCTCATGGCCGCTTCTAGGTATCTTGGCTCTCTCGTGTATTTATAACTTAGTGCACAGCCATGAACCGCCCAGGATGCGCCTCTACTCCAAGCTGAGTCCTCATTGTAGCCTTGACCACCATAGTAACTTTTCACATCGCCAGTCATATAGTCAAACTCAACCATATGTCTTACCGAGCCATCTGGTCGAATAAATTCTTTAAGCACCGTATCAGCATGAGCCATGGCAATCAGTCTGAACCGCGGTGCATCGAGTTGATCCGCAGCCCAGTACAGAAGAGGCAAGTTCATCATACTGTCGATAATACTCAATCCTTTTGGATCTGCAGCACTTACATCATTCTTGTTCCAAGCCGTTAAGAAGCGCCCATTGATGTTAAATCGACTCGCCAGATGACTCGCGGCTCTAAGTGCGCGATTTTTAGAGCGCTCGTTACCAAACAATTCATACTGTTTGATCGAAGTAAGTTGCCACATAAAACCAACATCATGGTGGATATTGACATATTCATCGAGTGGGCCATCCATGGTGTTCTCACGTGCAATGGCAATGTCTTTGAACGGTTGGTAGTGCTCTTTCTCATACAGCAACCACAGCAGGCCAGGCCAAAAACCGACAACCCACGCCCAAGGAGCGTGGGTATCTTCATAACGGCCCTCCGATGTCATGGAAGGAAACTGTACTGAAATGTCTTCGCTAGTAAATTTGACTTTCTCAAACACACTTTTCCAAGCATCATGTGCCCACGTTTTCTCTGAATCCATTGCTATCCCTCTACTTCTTTCGGTGATAATTGCGTTAAGTCTACAGCTCAAATATAGGGGAATCATCATGGAAAAAACATGTCTGTTTTTGGTGTAATCAGGGATGATTTTTGCTCTCGTCAACTTTTGAGTATTGAAAATACCAAGAAGGTCACTGCAAAAAGTGACCCTACTTGCAACAAGTAAGTGTCGCTATTCGAAACCAAACTTACCGTTAGCGTTTTTCCACTCTGACTTAGGTGGAATAACTTGTATCGTATCCCAATGTTCAACGATTTTATCGCTCTCCACTCGGAACAAGTCGTAAAATGCCACATGTTGATTCATGAACTTGCCCTCACTAACGGAAAGAACAAAATTACCTTCACCAATAATTAAGTGGTTCGCGTCGTAAACCATCGGCATACCCGCTTCAGCCAGCGCCTTCATCGCAACGCCTAATCCACTTAAGCCGTCGGCAACGCCGGTGTTGTGTTGAATGTAATCAGAGTCTTTTTCACCAATGAACATGCCAATCTTCGACATGTCTCCTCCCATAAGAATGGTTTTCACAAAGTCCGTGACTAAGGCTTTGTTGGCATCGGTTTTATCTAGGTCTGTGATTTCAGTTGCACCATCAAACTGGGTTCGACCACTTGGATTAGGCTTGGCCACCTCTTGCAGGTTATCCCAGTGCTCAACGATAAGACCATCTTCAAAGCGGAAGATGTCAAAGCCAGCTTTAGGGCCGAAGAAATTGTATTCCGTGTGCAGCGCTACATAATCACCGTCTTGAATAGTGCGAATCACATTCGCCTTCGCGCTGCCTTCGGGAAGCTGCTGTAACACCTCACCAAAGCCTGCCAGCCCATCAGCCACACCCAAGTTATGTTGCGTGTAATTTTTAGGATTGATATAGCCGATGGCACTTTGATCGCCAGTCTCAATACTAGAAATGACGGCAACGGCCTTTTCGCGATTGGTCATTTCTTCTGCGTTTGCAATCGCAGTGACAGATAGGGCTGAGGCGGCTACAGCAGTCGTAGCGAATAGACGAGTAAGCTTGTTCATATTGTTTTCCTCTTGTTGGCTCGCAAACAATAATAGGAACAAGCTCGATGGAATTCCGTGTAGAAGTGAGTCGGAAAATGGTCAATATCGAACCCAAGACACAGGTTTTCGGCTAAATATGAGGGTCGGCGTACTGCTTTTGGAACTGACTTGGCGTCATATCTGTTTGGTTTTTAAAGTACTTAACAAAGTTACTGGCATCTTCAAAGCCAAAATCATAAGCAAGCTGCTGAGTTGTCACACTACTCACCACCAAACGACGTTTCATTTCGATTGTGACAAACGCATCGATCATCTGCTTTGCGGTGAGATCCGTTGCCCGCTTGCAGATCTGATTGAGTGTTTTATAGGTCGTACCGATCTGCGAGGCATACCAATTAGCGTCTCGCGTGCGTTCATAGTCACTTTGTAGGAGATCAAAAAAGCGCGCCAACTTGACGCTTTGCTCCTGTGACAATTTATCGTGACGCTCTTCCGGTCTAAGCCTGTGCAGCATCAACGCAAAGGCAGAAAACAGATACATCACGACCAAAGGATCCGCGTTGTCATGAGATATCTCCTTTAGCACCTCGTCGATAATTCGCTTGGCACTCAGGCAAGTTTCACTATCTAAAGCCAGCACGGGAGAGCGAGACTGATTAAGATGAGTGGGCGTATAGTTAGGCAGACGCATGTTGGCGTGGACTTGATCGAGAAATGCCTGAGTAAATATCACCACCTTGCCGACAGGTTGAGAAGTAAAATCGAAGCAGTGAACCTGCTCGCGGCGCACAAAGACAATACTCCCAGACTCAAATGGGTAACTCTTGAAATCAACCATGTGCTTCCCAGACCCACGTTCGATATACACCATCATAAAGAAAGTGATGCGATGAGGGCGCTGCGGCGAGTGGTCTTTATACTCACGTTGGTACAGCGACTCTAAATCAAAGATTTCGAGCTCTGCCTGATTCGATCTTTTATGGTCAAAACCAATGGTCGGTATCTGCATCCTTCCTCCAAGCATTACTGCCTGTATTTTAGTTAATTTTTACGCACAACGACACCGTACGTTTGGTCGCAATCCGCAATATTGAGTGTCATAATTGAGAGGTGGTGTATTTGGTAAGGTCAACATGAGCAGTAAGATAAACGTTATCTCCCTCCCCAAAGGAAATCCCTGCCAAATAATCGACAGTGCCTTCAATAATGGCGGCGGGATTATTGGTGCTCATCGACATGACTACTTTGAAATCATTTGTTGCTTAGATGATGTTGGCAAACAGAGCATCGATTTTGTGGAGTACCCCAGTAAAAAAGGACGATTTTTCACCATCGCACCAGGTCAAGTTCATGAGACTGCCGAGCTTACTGAAAACTATCGTATGATGATTTTCTCAACCGATTTTCTTGAGAACCGTCCACGCCACCAGCGTATGTTCAATGCCGTGTTTCGCTCTCACGATGACCAACAACCTTATTTTGACACCTCTGATGAAGGGCTTACCTATTTCGAACCTCTGTTTAACCTGCTACTGGATGAGTTCCATCAACCGCAAACCGATTGGGATTTGATTGAATCACTACTTACTAGTTTTTTGCGCTACCTGTTAAGGTTTTCCATCGATACAGAAGACAAAAAGGTGATTAAAGATGCTCGCATGACCAAAGTACTCGGGTTGATTGAACACCACTACCGCTCACAGCGCCACGTTCAGTTTTATGCCGACGAACTGTCCATTACCAGTAAACGCCTCAACGAGCTGACTAAGAAACATGTCGGTAAGACGATCACCCGCCTTTTGCATGAGCGAATCTTATTGGAAGCCAACCGCGACTTGGTGTTTTCCACCAAAACCGTAAAAACCATCGCGTTGGAATTGGGCTTTGACGATCCTTCCTATTTTGGACGCTTTTATCGCGCTCAAATGGGGGAGTCCCCTGCTGAATTTCGGAAACGCACGTCCAAATAGTACCAGATAAAGGGCACTATATCCCTTTCTTAACCCTGTTTTGGTAACGATAATACCAGTAATAGTGTTCTTATTACTTTCTATGTATTTTGGTTATCCATGAGTATAAATCTAAAATCTGATCCGATTCAGAAATCGTTTATTCAGTATTTATTGCCTGCATTATCAGGCATGGTCATCAAATCCATCTTCATCATGGGAGATGCGTGGTTTGTGGGCAAAGGTGTCGGTGCGGAAGGTCTTGGCGCTATTTCATTAACGATTCCGGCTTTCTCTATTT belongs to Vibrio sp. 10N and includes:
- a CDS encoding AraC family transcriptional regulator; translated protein: MSSKINVISLPKGNPCQIIDSAFNNGGGIIGAHRHDYFEIICCLDDVGKQSIDFVEYPSKKGRFFTIAPGQVHETAELTENYRMMIFSTDFLENRPRHQRMFNAVFRSHDDQQPYFDTSDEGLTYFEPLFNLLLDEFHQPQTDWDLIESLLTSFLRYLLRFSIDTEDKKVIKDARMTKVLGLIEHHYRSQRHVQFYADELSITSKRLNELTKKHVGKTITRLLHERILLEANRDLVFSTKTVKTIALELGFDDPSYFGRFYRAQMGESPAEFRKRTSK
- a CDS encoding AraC family transcriptional regulator — its product is MQIPTIGFDHKRSNQAELEIFDLESLYQREYKDHSPQRPHRITFFMMVYIERGSGKHMVDFKSYPFESGSIVFVRREQVHCFDFTSQPVGKVVIFTQAFLDQVHANMRLPNYTPTHLNQSRSPVLALDSETCLSAKRIIDEVLKEISHDNADPLVVMYLFSAFALMLHRLRPEERHDKLSQEQSVKLARFFDLLQSDYERTRDANWYASQIGTTYKTLNQICKRATDLTAKQMIDAFVTIEMKRRLVVSSVTTQQLAYDFGFEDASNFVKYFKNQTDMTPSQFQKQYADPHI
- a CDS encoding nuclear transport factor 2 family protein, which codes for MNKLTRLFATTAVAASALSVTAIANAEEMTNREKAVAVISSIETGDQSAIGYINPKNYTQHNLGVADGLAGFGEVLQQLPEGSAKANVIRTIQDGDYVALHTEYNFFGPKAGFDIFRFEDGLIVEHWDNLQEVAKPNPSGRTQFDGATEITDLDKTDANKALVTDFVKTILMGGDMSKIGMFIGEKDSDYIQHNTGVADGLSGLGVAMKALAEAGMPMVYDANHLIIGEGNFVLSVSEGKFMNQHVAFYDLFRVESDKIVEHWDTIQVIPPKSEWKNANGKFGFE
- the rhaB gene encoding rhamnulokinase; translation: MNYFLAVDIGASSGRHLLGHLDNGRLKVEEIHRFNNQIYQVDEQLCWDLDYLFSEIITGLQKCAKQGKQPKALGIDTWGVDFVLLDSEDCMIGHAVSYRDKRTNGVMKEICNQIGSETLYAKTGIQFMDFNTICQLRTLSEEVKSKAKSFLMIPDYLNYLLTGKKVNEYTNATTTQLYNIDTNRWDEELIDFVGLKQEVFHEVMQPLSKVGNLRQALVDQLGFDCKVILPPTHDTGASFIASSLNIEDNGVILSSGTWSLLGKELLEPIVSEQSRLKNFTNEGGVDKRYRFLKNIMGLWIVQEVSRNLDHRYSYSELVNLAREAKDFTSVIDVNDQRFFINDNMIEEIVNYCRESGQTPPSTVGEVSVCVYRSLAVCYKKYIDEMSVITGQDIRTINIIGGGCKNEFLNELIEEETSCNIIVGPVEATGIGNIVSQMIAMEEVSDIYRAKNIIECSEV
- a CDS encoding AraC family transcriptional regulator encodes the protein MDRGLYDFMEKMKSTNVEEEGIIHKQSGIDNSIFTDRYRNIISFDKVCPSGKMISIRKHTRFIHYPEHSHDYVEICYVLNGKSVQVVEDEEVELLTGDLLFLGPGVTHEIYPTGDDDIIVNFIIHKKFFSYIFEFINESCNLSNFFTDVVFKKSATSALIFSTKEKSRLESSLNEMLSELDGDEDLMEPRVKFLLGILVLDLTLEEPKRIEKVSYDKGVLCKVITYMERNLRTANLNEISDQLKMKNYNLSKLIKKESGVTFNNLLREIRFNKFCEIIKIRNISINDLAIEVGFSNTSDFYKKFKAKFGVSPREYRNTH